Proteins found in one Geothermobacter hydrogeniphilus genomic segment:
- a CDS encoding glycosyltransferase family 4 protein, with amino-acid sequence MLVSFFIAVIASTLLTPCLIRWAHSRGILDQPGGRKKHSTGIPRLGGIAIFLGASLGILCVGTLSREMAAILTGGFLIWLTGVIDDGMEIRPAVKLMGQVLGVSIAVFWGDIHIVNLGNLFGGGNVVFSASYSEFFTIFAVVGVINAVNMLDGLDALAAGFGLIALFSFLALGIGCGNETVVIYCLAVGGGVVGFIRYNIHPAKIFMGDSGSLFLGYSLGIIAVVLSQGYGGKPIQPILPLIILGVPIIDTLVVMFRRIAKGKNPLSPDRTHLHYIFQDFGIPHPLTVVVICLIAFFWCGVALLCATLLSPFPQHVLFFCFLSVCIVSYLCIGWVRSKSTLLWDRMQG; translated from the coding sequence GCGCAAAAAGCATTCGACCGGGATCCCCCGGTTGGGTGGTATTGCGATTTTCCTGGGGGCTTCACTGGGGATCCTGTGTGTCGGTACTCTCTCCAGGGAGATGGCGGCAATTTTGACCGGTGGATTCCTGATCTGGTTGACCGGTGTGATCGATGACGGGATGGAAATTCGGCCGGCGGTCAAGTTGATGGGGCAGGTTCTGGGTGTTTCCATCGCCGTCTTCTGGGGAGATATTCATATTGTTAATCTTGGAAACCTTTTCGGTGGCGGGAATGTTGTCTTTTCTGCGAGTTACAGTGAGTTTTTTACGATCTTTGCAGTTGTCGGGGTCATCAATGCTGTCAACATGCTGGATGGTCTTGATGCCCTGGCTGCCGGCTTCGGGCTGATAGCCCTGTTTTCCTTCCTGGCACTGGGGATAGGGTGCGGGAATGAGACGGTTGTGATTTATTGCCTTGCCGTTGGTGGAGGGGTGGTTGGGTTCATTCGCTACAATATCCATCCCGCGAAGATTTTTATGGGAGACAGCGGGTCGCTTTTCCTGGGTTATTCTCTGGGGATCATCGCTGTTGTTCTGAGCCAGGGGTATGGAGGAAAACCGATTCAACCAATTTTGCCTCTGATTATTCTCGGAGTTCCCATTATTGATACTCTGGTTGTCATGTTTCGACGGATTGCAAAGGGTAAAAATCCCCTCTCTCCGGACCGTACGCACCTGCATTATATTTTTCAGGATTTTGGCATTCCTCACCCCCTGACCGTTGTTGTTATCTGCCTGATTGCCTTTTTCTGGTGTGGGGTTGCTCTTCTCTGTGCTACTCTTCTCTCGCCTTTTCCGCAACATGTATTGTTCTTCTGTTTTTTGTCGGTGTGTATTGTTTCGTACCTGTGTATTGGTTGGGTCCGTAGTAAATCAACTCTTTTGTGGGACAGAATGCAGGGTTGA